The genomic interval GCGGAAGCCCCCGGCCTGCGATTTGTGCGCGGCCGGTTTTCTGTTTGTATGGATGTGAACATGCCTATCAAGATTCCAGACACACTGCCCGCCTATGAAACGCTGATTGCGGAAGGCGTGCGGGTCAAGACGGAAACGGTTGCGGAGCGGCAGGATATCCGCCCGCTGCACTTCGGGCTGCTCAATCTCATGCCGAACAAGATCAAGACCGAGCTGCAGTTCGCGCGCCTGCTCGGCGCCTCGCCGCTGCAGATCGAGCTGTCGCTGATCCGCGTCGGCGGCCACAAGGCCAAGAACACGCCGATCGAGCATCTTCTGTCGTTCTACAATACCTGGGACGAGGTTGCGGACCGCAAGTTCGACGGCTTCATCATCACCGGCGCGCCGATCGAGACACTCGCCTTCGAGGAGGTCACCTATTGGGATGAGCTGAAGGAAATCCTCGACTGGACGACCACCCATTGCCATTCGACGATGAATATTTGCTGGGGCGCGATGGCGGCGGCCTATCACTTTCACGGCGTCGCCAAGCATCTTCTCGACAAGAAGGCCTTCGGCATCTATCGCCACCAGAACCTGAAGCCGTCCTCGATCTATCTCAACGGCTTTTCCGACGATTTCCAGGTTCCGGTGTCGCGCTGGACCGAGGTGCGGCGCGCGGAACTGGCGAGTGCTTCCGGCATGGAAATCCTGATCGATTCCGACGAGGTCGGGCCGTGCCTGGCGCACGAGGAATTCGCCAACCGGCTCTACATGTTCAACCATATCGAATATGATTCGAACTCGCTTGGCGATGAATACCGGCGCGATGTCGAAGCCAACGTACCGGTCGACCTGCCGCACAATTATTTCCCCGGCGACGACCCGGCGCGCACGCCGCAGAACCGCTGGCGCTCGCATGCCCATCTCTTGTTCGGCAACTGGATCAACGAGGTCTACCAGACCACGCCCTATCATCTGGAAGAAATCGGGATCGACCGACAGATCGATCGGGAGGGCGCTTGAAGCCCTCCCCTTTCCGGCGCAGTATCGCGCCGCAATGACATATCGCGGAGAAAAGCAATGAACACGCCCCAGGACTTCGGAAAAACCCGAGACGGACAGGCGGTAGAACGGGTCACGATCTCCGGCGGCGGACTGACCGCCAATATCCTGAACTGGGGCGCGGTGGTGCAGGACCTGCGCCTGGACGGCCACCCGCACGCGCTGGTGCTGGGCTTCGACACGTTCGAGCACTATCTCGACTATTCGCCCTATTTCGGCGCGACGCCCGGACGCTCCTCCAACCGCATCGCCGATGGCCGCTTCACCATCGACGGCACGGAATACCAAGTCGACCGCAATGAAAACGGCGTCACCAATCTCCACGGCGGCAGCGACGGCACCGGCGTCAGCCTCTGGGAATTCGAGGAGATCGGCGAGGATCGGGTGACGCTGAAGATCGTGGACCGCGACGGCCGCGGCGGCTTTCCGGGCAATTGCACGATCCGCGCCCATTTTCAGCTCAAGCCGCGCGGCGTGTTCTCGGTGGTCTACGAAACCACCACCGACAAGCCGACAATCGCTAATATCTGCAATCACAGCTATTTCAATCTCGGCAATGGCACGGATACGCTGGAACACCAGATCATGATCACCGCCGAGCATTACCTGCCGACCGATGAGCGCCAGATCCCGACCGGCGAACTGGCGCCGGTCTCCGGCACGCCGTTCGATTTCCGCAAGCCCCAGCCGATGAAACGGGAATATCCGAACGGGCGGCAGGTGCTGTTCGACCATAATTTCTGCCTGTCATCGGAGCGCATGGAAAAGCGCCCGGTGATCAGCGTGCGCGCGCCGTCCTCCGGCGTCACCATGGACGTGCTGACCACCGAACCCGGCGTGCAGTTCTACACCGCCTTCAAGCTGGACGAGACGCCCGAAGGGCTGAGCGGCTTTCCCTATGGCCCGTTCGCCGGCTTCTGTCTCGAAACCCAGGTCTGGCCCGACGCCGTCAACCATAAGGGTTTTCCCAACGCCATCCTGCGCCCGGGCGAGACGCTTCGGCAGGAGACGGACTATGTCTTCCGCAAGAGCGAGACCAAGAAGGCCCCGGCGTAAAGCCGCCGGGTCTGGAATCGCGGCCGGATGTTTGTCGTTTCAAAACTGTTCTGGATGATCTTCCAGCCGCTTGCCTTCGCTTTCCTGACAATGTTGGCCGCGCTCGTCTGCCTCGCCTTTTCGTGGAGCGCGGCGGCAGCAGTTTTCGCCGCGCTCGCGGCCATTACGCTCGGCATCGCCTGTTTCACCACGGCCGGGGCAATGCTGATGGCGGGCCTAGAGAACCGTTTTCCCCGACCGGAACTTGAGGCGCCGCCTGCCCTTGCAATCGTGCTCGGCGGCGGCATCAGCACCGGCATTTCGGCGCGGCGCGGCACCTATGTCTTCTCCAGCGCAGGCGACCGTTATATCGAGGCGCTCAGGCTCGCGCGGCTCTATCCGGCGATGAAAATCCTGGTGACCGGCGGCGATAATTCGCTGTCGGGCAATATCCATGGCGAGGCCGCGCCCGCCGCCCGGTTCTTCGCCGATCACGGCATTGCCGCGGAACGGCTGATCTACGAGCCGAGCGCGCGCAATACTGCGGAAAACGCCAGCCTGACGGCGGCATTGCTGGCCAGCCAAGGTTTGAAAGACGCAGGCTGCATCGTCATCACATCGGCCTATCACATGCCGCGTTCGATGGCGCTGTTTGGCCGCCAGCGCATGAAGGTCATGCCATGGCCCGCCGATTATCGCACCGACGGCAATATCCGGTTCGGTTTCAGCTTCGACAAGCCGATGATCAACGCGATGATGCTCTCGACGGCGCTCAGGGAATGGGCGGGATTGCTGCTGTTGCGGCGTTCAGCGAGCGGGCCGTAAACGTATCAGCGGCGCTTGGGGCGCAGGCGGACCACGACATCGATATGGGCGATCTCCATGCCCTCGGGCGGGGTCGGCATGCCGGTGAGCGAAATGCTGCTTTCGGGCATGTCCACAACCTGGTTTTCGCCCTCGATGAAGAAGTGATGATGATCCGAGGTGTTGGTGTCGAAATAGGTCTTGGCACCCTCGACCGCGAGCACCCGGATCATGCCGGCATTGGTGAACTGATGCAGCGTGTTGTAGACGGTCGCCAGAGAAACCGGCACGCCGGCCTCGATCGCCTCGTCATGCAGTTCCTCGACGGTCAGGTGGCGATCGCCCTTGGCAAACAGCAGTTCGGCCAGCGCGACACGCTGGCGCGTGGGACGCAGACCGCTTTCGCGGAGCCTTGCTTCGGAGATACGATGTCTCGCTGCCATAATTCCTACGGGCGCCTGAACTGTCACAACACAAATATAGCCCGATATAACGGGATTGAGAATCGCTTTCAATAGGGTGAGGGCTTGCGGCACTTGAAATTAAACTGCAAATACGGGCCCGAATGGCGTTTCACTCTGGCAGCAGGCGGCGGCTTCCTGTATGGCCACGGGTGGAGCGAAACGATGAAGGGTTTGCAGATTTTGGTGAAGTAATACCGCCGCGCATTGCTGGAAAGCGGTTACGCCCTTATCTTGAGGCAGACACGAAACCCCCTCGCTGAACGAAGGGAAGCAGAGTTTTAATGAGCACGAGACAATCGCAGTTCGACTACGAGGACATCATCAAGTGCGCCGAGGGCGAGCTTTTCGGCCCGGGCAATGCGCAATTGCCGCTCCCGCCGATGTTGATGGTCCACAGGATCACCGAAATATCGGAGACCGGCGGCGCCCACGACAAGGGCTTCATTCGCGCCGAATATGATGTGGCCCCCGACGATTGGTATTTCGCCTGCCACTTCAAGGGCAACCCGATCATGCCGGGCTGCCTGGGTCTTGACGGCATGTGGCAGTTGACCGGCTTCTTCCTCGGCTGGCTGGGCGAGGAAGGCCGCGGCATGGCGCTTTCCACAGGCGAGGTCAAGTTCAAGGGCATGGTCCGCCCGTCTGTCAAGCTTCTCGAATACGGCATCGACTTCAAGCGCGTCATGCGCGGCCGCCTGGTTCTGGGCACGGCCGATGGCTGGCTGAAGGCCGATGGCGAAATGATCTACCAGGCGAGCGACCTGCGCGTCGGCCTGTCCAAGGACAAGGCAGAGTAACGCTTCGCTTGCAAGTCAAATAAAGAGGTCAACAGATATGAGACGTGTTGTCGTCACAGGGTTGGGAATCGTATCCTCGATCGGAAACGATGCGGCCGAAGTCACCGCCTCGCTGCGTGAGGCCAAATCAGGCATCACCTTTTCGCCGGACTTTGCCGAACACGGCTTCCGGTGCCAGGTCTGGGGCAGCCCGGATATCGATACCAGCGACAAGGTCGATCGCCGCGCCATGCGGTTCCTCTCGCAGGGCGGCGCGTGGAACCACGTCGCCATGAAGCAGGCGATCGCCGATTCCGGCCTGGAAGAGAGCGATTACAGCGAGAAGCCGCGCGTCGGCATCATCATGGGCTCCGGCGGTCCCTCGACCCGTACGTTGATCGATGCGGCCGACATTACCCGCAAGAACGGCTCTCCGAAGCGGATCGGCCCCTTCGCCGTGCCGAAGGCGATGTCATCGACGGCCTCGGCCACGCTTGCGACCTGGTTCAAGATCCACGGCGTCAACTACTCGATCTCGTCGGCCTGTTCCACGTCCGCGCACTGCATCGGCAATGCCGTCGAGATGATCCAGTGGGGCAAGCAGGACATGATGTTCGCCGGCGGCCACGAGGACCTCGACTGGACGATGTCCAACCTGTTCGACGCCATGGGCGCGATGTCGAGCGATTTCAACGAAAGCGATCCGACCCGGGCATCGCGGGCTTATGATGCCAACCGCGACGGCTTCGTCATCGCCGGCGGCGCGGGCGTCGTGGTTCTGGAAGAACTGGAACACGCCAAGGCGCGCGGCGCCAAGATTTACGGCGAAGTGGTCGGCTACGGCGCGACCTCCGACGGCTACGATATGGTCGCCCCTTCCGGCGAAGGCGCGGTGCGCTGCATGAAGATGGCGATCGAGACCGTCAACGGCGAAATCGACTACATCAACACCCACGGCACGTCGACCCCGGTCGGTGACAGCCGCGAGATTGGTGCCATTAAGGAAGTCTTCGGCGACAAGCTGCCGAAAATCCAGTCGACCAAATCGCTGACGGGCCATTCGCTGGGGGCTGCCGGCGCCCAGGAAGCGATCTACAGCCTGTTGATGATGCAGGAAGGCTTCATTGGCGAGAGCGCCCATATCGACGAACTCGATCCCGAGTTCGAAGGCGTTCCGATCGTGCGCGAGCGCATCGACAACGCCAAGATCGACACCGTTCTTTCAAACTCGTTCGGCTTTGGCGGCACGAACGCTACGCTGGTCTTCCAGCGCTACAATGGATAATGCGCAAATGACCGGACTTATGAAAGGCAAACGCGGCCTGATAATGGGCGTTGCCAACAATCATTCGATTGCCTGGGGCATCGCCAAGGCGGTTCACGCCGAGGGCGCGGAGCTTGCCTTCACCTATCAGGGCGAGGCGCTCGGCCGGCGGGTTCATCCGCTGGCGGCAGAGGTCGGTTCCGACTTCGTCGTTCCCTGCGACGTCGAAGACATCGCCAGCGTCGATTCGGTATTTGCCGCAATCGAGGAACGCTGGGGCAAGCTTGACTTCCTCGTTCACGCGATCGGCTTTTCCGACAAGAGCGAACTCAAGGGCCAGTACGCCAACACCTCGCGGGAAAATTTCGTCCGCACCATGGTGATCTCCTGCTTCTCCTTCACCGAAGTGGCCAAGCGCGCCGCCGCGCTGATGCCGGATGGCGGATCGCTGCTGACGCTCACCTATGGCGGTTCCACCGCCGTGGTGCCGAACTATAATGTCATGGGCGTGGCCAAGGCCGGCCTGGAAGCTTCGATGCGCTACCTTGCCGGCGACTTCGGCCCGCAGGGGATTCGCGTCAACGCGATTTCGGCCGGTCCGGTGCGCACACTCGCGGGCTCCGGCGTCGGCGACGCGCGTCTCGTCTACGCATGGCAGCAGCGCAACGCGCCGCTGCGCCGCTCGACCACGATCGAGGATGTCGGCGGGTCGGCGCTCTATCTCTTGTCCGATCTCGCCTCTGGCGTGACCGGCGAGATCCATTTCGTCGACAATGGCTACAATATCCTCTCCATGCCCATCCCCGAAATGATGCGGCGCGGCGATCCGGAGACCTGATTCCGGCACATATTAATGCTTCGTTAAATCTCAGGTTGCATAAGACGCGCTCATTTCGATGAGCGCGTCTTTTTTTCGCCTGACGGAATAGGCCGTGGAATCAATGCCGTATTCCTCCATAGACGGGCTCGAAACCAAACCGCGTGATCGCCATCACTAGCGAAACGAACGCCCTAAAACCAAACTATCTTATTGTTATAAAATAATTTTTTCCTGCCGCCCTCGACCAGCAGACGCTGGGATAGCAAACATCCGGGTATCCTTATGGCCTGTTTTTCAGCGTCCGAGGCGGCGCGCGGCGGCGCGTTAAGATTTTGTTCATTTTCTCTCCCGTTCAGCGGGAGCAACAACCGGACCAATACCCGCTACAACTCCGCGAAGCATCGTGAGCCTGCGCAGAAACTCTCTTTTAATCGACTGATTTAAAAGGAATTCTCCGCCAGGGCGAAAAAAGCAAGATGACGCTTCAGACGCGGCCGACATGATTCGCCGTTAGCGGGCGGCATCCACTTTTGTTGCGAATTTGCACCACCCCCTTTTATTCAATCAAATGATTTATAGTTCCACCTAGGGTTTATTGAGACGGACGCACAAGACGTTGTTAATGGTTGCCAGAAGCCGGGGGGCAATTCACCGGACTTCACTAAATCGGGGCTAGCGCCTCCTTTCCATGCTCGATTAAATTGAGGATTTAACTATGACCATCAAAAGCCTTTTCCTGGGCTCCGCAGCAGCTTTCGCCGCTGCCTCCGCTGCCCAGGCAGCTGATCCGGTCGTCGTGATCGAACCCGTACAGGCCAACTATGTTGAAGTCTGCGACGCTTTCGGCGCCGGCTACTTCTACATCCCGGGCACTGAAACCTGCCTTAACGTCGGCGGTTACATCCGTTTCCAGATCGATGCACAGACCGGCGGCAACGTCGAAGACACCTGGAACGCCTGGACGCGCGGCCAGTTGGTCGTATCTTCCAAGACCGACACCGAACTCGGCGCTCTGACCGGTGTGATCGTTCTGAACAGCGAATACTATTCGAACGATGGCTCCAGCGACACCTACATCGACGAAGCCTACCTCGGCCTCGGCGGCTTCCAGGCTGGTAAGTTCCTCAGCTACTGGGATGAAGGTCTTCTCGGCGAAATCGACGACCTTGCAGGTCAGACCAACTTCAACTCGATGCGCTACGTCTATGTTGGCGAAGGCTTCGTAGGCGGTCTCTCGCTCGACGCGCTTGAGCCCTCCATGGTTGGCCTTTCCAACTCTGGCGACAACACGCCCAAGCTCGGCGTTTCCGGTCGCGTAGGCTTCCAGGCTGGCGGCATTGGCGCCAAGCTCGATGTTGGTTACGACACCTACAACGAAGAAGCTTCGTTCCGTCTGATGACCTCGCTGGCACTCGGCCCGGGCTCGCTCGACCTCGGCGCCAACTACTCCACCGGCTGGAACGCTTACGCCAACTCTTACGGCAACAACGACTTCCAGAACTACTCGCTGCCGACCCCGACCGTTATCCCGGGCGTATATGCTGAGTGGGCTCTTGCTGCCGGCTACAAGCTGAACGTAACCGACAAGTTCTCCGTTACGCCTGCTGTTCAGTGGACCTCGGCCAACATCCCGGGTGCCGACAACGAAGATTACTGGTCTGCCGGTGCGCTGTTCGACTACACCATCGTCGAAGGCCTGAGCGCCAAGCTGAACGTTGAATACACCGACACGCCTGATCAGTACTACGCTGATGACTACTGGGCCGGTTGGTTCCGTCTGCAGCGCGACTTCTAAGTCACGCAAACAGATCGCAGGGTCCTTTGGGCCCTGCACTACCCCCGGAGCGGCAACGCTTTCCGGGGGTATTTTTTTGATTAGTCGCGGGCTTTTGGCCCTCTGTGTCGCCAGCCGTCCGAAGCCATCACAGCCCCGCCGATGCGGCAACGGCCTTTATGATTCTTTCGTGGGTGTCGGCGCGATCCACGCCGTCCGGATCGGTACAGACCGGATCGTCCTGCTCTTCCGCGAGGAAGGCTGCGCCATCCGATTTGCACAGCCCCAGAAAGGTGATGTGATAGGAAGGCGCGATCACCTGATAGTCGGCATCGGCCAGGCGATTGGCGAGGTTGCTGCCGTTCTCCGAGACATCCCCGGTCTTCAGTCGGTCCCGGTCGCCGAGATTGATGAATGACACCGGCACGGTCACCGCCTCCACGCTTGCCTCCGTCACCGTATAGGTGAAGGCTGGATCGATGGCGATGACGTGGCCGATCCGGTCGTCGTGGCCATCGGCGGAAAAGCCCTCGGGCAGATGATCGAGATCGACATTGCCCTTGGCCAGAAAGCCGCAATCGGTCGCCTTTGGATTGGCTTGGCAATAGTCGCGATAGGTCTGCCGGTCGAAGCGGAGGCCGCCGAGATTGAGCACGGTTGCACCTCCAAGCGAGAAGCCGAGCGCAGTGATCCGCGACCTGTCCACATGCAGCCCCAGCACCGGATCGGCGAGCAGCGCGTCGAGGGCTGCGGAAATATCGCCTGCACGCCGGTCAAGATAGAGCGAGGCGCGCGGCGAGGAATCGCCCGACGTGCTGCCCGGATGATTGACCGCGAGCACCATCGCCCCCTTTTCGACCAGCGCCGAAAACAGCCAGGCGCTGTTT from Martelella mediterranea DSM 17316 carries:
- a CDS encoding aldose epimerase family protein, whose translation is MNTPQDFGKTRDGQAVERVTISGGGLTANILNWGAVVQDLRLDGHPHALVLGFDTFEHYLDYSPYFGATPGRSSNRIADGRFTIDGTEYQVDRNENGVTNLHGGSDGTGVSLWEFEEIGEDRVTLKIVDRDGRGGFPGNCTIRAHFQLKPRGVFSVVYETTTDKPTIANICNHSYFNLGNGTDTLEHQIMITAEHYLPTDERQIPTGELAPVSGTPFDFRKPQPMKREYPNGRQVLFDHNFCLSSERMEKRPVISVRAPSSGVTMDVLTTEPGVQFYTAFKLDETPEGLSGFPYGPFAGFCLETQVWPDAVNHKGFPNAILRPGETLRQETDYVFRKSETKKAPA
- the fabB gene encoding beta-ketoacyl-ACP synthase I, which translates into the protein MRRVVVTGLGIVSSIGNDAAEVTASLREAKSGITFSPDFAEHGFRCQVWGSPDIDTSDKVDRRAMRFLSQGGAWNHVAMKQAIADSGLEESDYSEKPRVGIIMGSGGPSTRTLIDAADITRKNGSPKRIGPFAVPKAMSSTASATLATWFKIHGVNYSISSACSTSAHCIGNAVEMIQWGKQDMMFAGGHEDLDWTMSNLFDAMGAMSSDFNESDPTRASRAYDANRDGFVIAGGAGVVVLEELEHAKARGAKIYGEVVGYGATSDGYDMVAPSGEGAVRCMKMAIETVNGEIDYINTHGTSTPVGDSREIGAIKEVFGDKLPKIQSTKSLTGHSLGAAGAQEAIYSLLMMQEGFIGESAHIDELDPEFEGVPIVRERIDNAKIDTVLSNSFGFGGTNATLVFQRYNG
- a CDS encoding YdcF family protein; the encoded protein is MFVVSKLFWMIFQPLAFAFLTMLAALVCLAFSWSAAAAVFAALAAITLGIACFTTAGAMLMAGLENRFPRPELEAPPALAIVLGGGISTGISARRGTYVFSSAGDRYIEALRLARLYPAMKILVTGGDNSLSGNIHGEAAPAARFFADHGIAAERLIYEPSARNTAENASLTAALLASQGLKDAGCIVITSAYHMPRSMALFGRQRMKVMPWPADYRTDGNIRFGFSFDKPMINAMMLSTALREWAGLLLLRRSASGP
- a CDS encoding homoserine O-succinyltransferase; this encodes MPIKIPDTLPAYETLIAEGVRVKTETVAERQDIRPLHFGLLNLMPNKIKTELQFARLLGASPLQIELSLIRVGGHKAKNTPIEHLLSFYNTWDEVADRKFDGFIITGAPIETLAFEEVTYWDELKEILDWTTTHCHSTMNICWGAMAAAYHFHGVAKHLLDKKAFGIYRHQNLKPSSIYLNGFSDDFQVPVSRWTEVRRAELASASGMEILIDSDEVGPCLAHEEFANRLYMFNHIEYDSNSLGDEYRRDVEANVPVDLPHNYFPGDDPARTPQNRWRSHAHLLFGNWINEVYQTTPYHLEEIGIDRQIDREGA
- the fabI gene encoding enoyl-ACP reductase FabI produces the protein MTGLMKGKRGLIMGVANNHSIAWGIAKAVHAEGAELAFTYQGEALGRRVHPLAAEVGSDFVVPCDVEDIASVDSVFAAIEERWGKLDFLVHAIGFSDKSELKGQYANTSRENFVRTMVISCFSFTEVAKRAAALMPDGGSLLTLTYGGSTAVVPNYNVMGVAKAGLEASMRYLAGDFGPQGIRVNAISAGPVRTLAGSGVGDARLVYAWQQRNAPLRRSTTIEDVGGSALYLLSDLASGVTGEIHFVDNGYNILSMPIPEMMRRGDPET
- a CDS encoding alpha/beta hydrolase family protein, which produces MKSILLSLLFSCGVAAHAFAAEDLPGYERMTVLPPDRALPVAASLWYPAGVRSYRGVVGDNPVFHGASVWMGAKIAEGQYPLFVFSHGSGGNMENSAWLFSALVEKGAMVLAVNHPGSTSGDSSPRASLYLDRRAGDISAALDALLADPVLGLHVDRSRITALGFSLGGATVLNLGGLRFDRQTYRDYCQANPKATDCGFLAKGNVDLDHLPEGFSADGHDDRIGHVIAIDPAFTYTVTEASVEAVTVPVSFINLGDRDRLKTGDVSENGSNLANRLADADYQVIAPSYHITFLGLCKSDGAAFLAEEQDDPVCTDPDGVDRADTHERIIKAVAASAGL
- a CDS encoding porin; translation: MTIKSLFLGSAAAFAAASAAQAADPVVVIEPVQANYVEVCDAFGAGYFYIPGTETCLNVGGYIRFQIDAQTGGNVEDTWNAWTRGQLVVSSKTDTELGALTGVIVLNSEYYSNDGSSDTYIDEAYLGLGGFQAGKFLSYWDEGLLGEIDDLAGQTNFNSMRYVYVGEGFVGGLSLDALEPSMVGLSNSGDNTPKLGVSGRVGFQAGGIGAKLDVGYDTYNEEASFRLMTSLALGPGSLDLGANYSTGWNAYANSYGNNDFQNYSLPTPTVIPGVYAEWALAAGYKLNVTDKFSVTPAVQWTSANIPGADNEDYWSAGALFDYTIVEGLSAKLNVEYTDTPDQYYADDYWAGWFRLQRDF
- the irrA gene encoding iron response transcriptional regulator IrrA, giving the protein MAARHRISEARLRESGLRPTRQRVALAELLFAKGDRHLTVEELHDEAIEAGVPVSLATVYNTLHQFTNAGMIRVLAVEGAKTYFDTNTSDHHHFFIEGENQVVDMPESSISLTGMPTPPEGMEIAHIDVVVRLRPKRR
- the fabA gene encoding 3-hydroxyacyl-[acyl-carrier-protein] dehydratase FabA: MSTRQSQFDYEDIIKCAEGELFGPGNAQLPLPPMLMVHRITEISETGGAHDKGFIRAEYDVAPDDWYFACHFKGNPIMPGCLGLDGMWQLTGFFLGWLGEEGRGMALSTGEVKFKGMVRPSVKLLEYGIDFKRVMRGRLVLGTADGWLKADGEMIYQASDLRVGLSKDKAE